One Falco biarmicus isolate bFalBia1 chromosome 13, bFalBia1.pri, whole genome shotgun sequence genomic region harbors:
- the AMER3 gene encoding APC membrane recruitment protein 3, producing MELKRGKTFIKSSVQHEKVSPVHAVPINKDDTGKDKKVALEENQSVPEVQLAYLATHKNYRFPTRAARNGAGDHSLEKTSGSSYKLVRKSKTHDCVAEADKTEHCSPSSRTCEEGFSGKGKGRLVNSISFSGMSSSSSKKECVVSPSQSACSSQMIDYRNFVPQMPFVPAVAKTIPRKRISLKRSKKGLRDIFHIKKNKPDSLTFLVEKDKNLSSPGCKSEFPGRLAKYLFKSGETFAGDSLSQDCSDSELQSDSSYDCCNTLCEDVASLKSFDSLTGCGEIFADESSAHLELENSKEVLLRRSKHKDSPVMGSFQGGVEQLASPGQNETVEFAKFWDNINKSVMLHQSALFDKKLPKIPGPDMEKDRSPAAASVKDPQASPDKDGDNSKESSTETGTPKSDNQESTSTSDEGYYDSFSPGQDDEMKEAQTPGVPGRFPRDSYSGDALYELFYDPNEVKINPVLDDDLCTSESISEQAIEIPLSIYSFRVGAEENMASQPALDIISQGFFHSTWKGKECLLKLCDTELSLTMGIINWLRKHAGLVSSPDSLQSPQSQPEKSNDSSVLPSPSPEQKGSMESQQEKPSKEESNTFNLCASLEKSKHATQASSVNVTERDHSLDSCHNTSNLDFQEREESHHKDSSTVPETVEAIAASSYASQSQANGDNLQTSSNENEKATISEGCETSGDKNPLPEKLNKESGSQCSETPSLDDNHEVESCYSYKTAATSLLDPLEREDRNKSMYHSLSISCDKPLQPLTLRRFQSYISPTPMESSTNIVQLLEHCVTQVASLKISYENKHLEDKCIGYEMNNIIRKMSQYKNKLSLHNECNCIAQNPEYSSIPSTNQYNYETSFQSSSLYHLKQNGEQIFSEDEKRKAKILEEVSRSKLNFKYAHLNNQALSYLKDFTFDLSSSDSAPATALSRPTFLPLFNSVCSDIPATFSQAADSTTDSLVDSLQPKEAKQCSSGPWSYAETPCRGLAGGSALSPHPEAGSNPGHSSDREELPVTHRH from the coding sequence ATGGAACTCAAGAGAGGAAAGACCTTCATAAAATCCAGTGTGCAACATGAGAAAGTGTCACCAGTGCATGCAGTTCCTATCAACAAAGATGATAcagggaaagacaaaaaagtgGCTCTGGAGGAAAACCAAAGCGTACCTGAAGTCCAGCTGGCATATTTGGCCACGCACAAGAACTACAGATTTCCTACCAGAGCAGCAAGGAATGGAGCTGGTGACCACAGTCTGGAAAAAACATCCGGATCCTCCTACAAACTTGTAAGGAAGAGTAAAACCCATGACTGTGTTGCTGAGGCAGACAAAACGGagcactgcagccccagcagcaggacttGTGAGGAAGGTTTTTCTGGAAAGGGTAAGGGTCGACTTGTCAACAGCATCAGTTTTTCAGGGatgtccagctccagcagcaagaAAGAGTGTGTGGTCAGTCCCAGCCAGTCTGCATGCAGCAGTCAGATGATCGATTACAGGAACTTTGTGCCACAGATGCCTTTTGTACCAGCTGTTGCAAAAACCATTCCCAGGAAGAGGATCTCCCTCAAGAGATCCAAGAAAGGGCTCAGAGatatatttcatattaaaaaaaataaaccagacaGCCTCACGTTCCTGGTTGAGAAGGACAAGAATCTGTCCTCTCCAGGCTGCAAGAGTGAGTTTCCTGGGCGTCTTGCaaagtatctttttaaaagtgGAGAAACGTTTGCAGGTGACAGCTTGTCACAAGACTGCTCAGACAGTGAACTGCAGTCTGACTCTTCCTATGACTGCTGCAACACCCTGTGTGAAGATGTCGCCTCACTGAAGAGCTTTGACTCTCTCACTGGCTGTGGGGAAATCTTTGCTGATGAGAGCTCTGCTCACCTGGAGCTGGAGAACAGCAAAGAAGTTCTGCTGAGACGAAGCAAGCACAAAGACAGCCCCGTCATGGGCTCTTTTCAAGGAGGTGTCGAGCAGCTGGCCTCTCCTGGCCAGAATGAGACTGTTGAATTTGCAAAGTTTTGGGACAACATCAACAAATCAGTGATGCTACATCAGAGTGCTCTGTTTGACAAGAAGTTACCGAAGATACCTGGTCCTGACATGGAAAAGGATAGaagcccagctgctgcatctGTGAAAGACCCCCAAGCGTCACCTGATAAGGACGGTGACAATTCCAAGGAGAGCTCCACAGAAACAGGAACACCGAAAAGTGACAACCAAGAATCCACATCCACAAGTGATGAAGGCTACTATGATTCATTCTCTCCTGGACAAGATGATGAAATGAAAGAGGCTCAGACCCCTGGGGTCCCAGGTAGATTTCCAAGAGACAGCTACAGCGGAGATGCTCTTTATGAGCTCTTCTATGACCCAAACGAAGTCAAAATAAACCCAGTCCTAGACGATGACTTGTGCACAtctgaaagcatttcagaacaAGCCATTGAAATCCCTCTGTCCATTTACAGCTTTCGTGTTGGAGCTGAGGAGAACATGGCTTCCCAACCAGCTCTAGACATTATCAGCCAGGGTTTCTTCCACAGCACATGGAAAGGCAAAGAATGTTTGCTAAAGCTTTGCGATACTGAGCTTTCACTGACCATGGGGATAATAAACTGGCTGCGAAAACACGCGGGACTGGTTTCTTCCCCTGACTCTCTTCAGAGTCCCCAGTCACAGCCAGAAAAGTCTAATGATTCATCAGTCTTGCCCAGCCCTAGTCCAGAGCAGAAAGGGAGCATGGAATCTCAGCAGGAGAAACCAAGCAAGGAAGAATCTAATACATTTAACCTATGTGCATCTttggagaaaagcaaacatgCAACCCAGGCCTCTTCAGTAAATGTTACCGAAAGAGACCACAGCCTTGACTCTTGCCATAACACATCTAACCTGGATTtccaggaaagggaagagagtCACCACAAGGATTCATCTACAGTGCCTGAGACTGTGGAAGCCATCGCAGCATCAAGTTATGCATCACAATCACAGGCTAATGGAGACAATCTGCAGAcatcttcaaatgaaaatgagaaggcAACAATTTCAGAAGGATGTGAGACATCTGGAGATAAAAACCCACTGCCAGAAAAGCTGAACAAGGAGAGTGGCTCTCAATGCTCTGAAACCCCTTCGTTAGATGATAATCACGAAGTAGAATCGTGTTACTCCTATAAGACTGCTGCGACCTCACTCCTGGATCCCCTCGAGAGGGAGGacagaaataaatcaatgtATCACTCTCTCTCTATTTCCTGTGACAAACCACTGCAGCCTCTTACTCTCAGACGCTTCCAGAGCTACATCAGCCCCACACCAATGGAGAGCAGCACTAACATAGTGCAGCTCTTAGAGCACTGTGTAACACAAGTGGCATCACTAAAAATCAGCTATGAAAACAAGCACTTGGAAGACAAATGCATTGGGTATGAAATGAATAATATAATTCGTAAAATGTCTCAGTACAAAAACAAGTTATCGTTGCACAATGAATGCAACTGTATTGCCCAAAATCCAGAATACTCCAGTATTCCTAGCACAAACCAATATAACTATGAGACAAGTTTCCAGTCCAGCAGTCTATATCATTTGAAGCAAAATGGGGAGCAAATTTTCTCtgaagatgagaaaagaaaagcaaaaatcctaGAGGAGGTCTCTAGAAGCAAGTTAAATTTCAAATATGCCCATCTAAATAATCAAGCGCTTTCCTATTTAAAAGACTTCACATTTGATCTCAGTTCAAGTGACTCTGCCCCTGCTACAGCTCTTAGCAGACCAACATTTTTACCTCTCTTTAACTCCGTCTGCTCAGACATACCTGCTACTTTTTCACAAGCCGCAGACAGCACCACTGACTCCCTAGTTGACTCGCTGCAGCCTAAGGAGGCCAAGCAGTGCAGCTCAGGGCCATGGAGTTATGCAGAGACGCCCTGCAGGGGTCTGGCTGGAGGGAGCGCCCTgtcccctcacccagaggcagGCAGCAACCCCGGACACAGCAGTGACAGGGAAGAACTACCAGTAACACACCGGCATTGA